TTGGTAGGTTTTCTCTCATATTTTCAGTTGCAAGAATGAACCAATTTAATAATGTACACGCCATAAATTTCattgaatatatttaaataattaaaatatattttttaaagtaaaaaatgaaTGAAGAGTAAATAAATTTGGGTTATGCATTTACAAATACGaaccaatttaatttaagtttgatttgaaatgtttaataGCATGTAAATACAAACATATTGCTACTGCAAAATGTAAGATGCCACATCTAATTCCATTATCATGAAACtcttgtattatattttaaattgcattttagtctttttacaaaaaaaaaaaaggagtaaaTTAGTCCATATCGTTAGATGAGTAAACAAAATTGACCCTTTGTTAAAATTGCACcgttaaatgtttattttagtgtgtatatataaggtataataataaatttaaccctaatattttattGGAAGTAAACTAGAATTTTTTAATGgttataagatttttttaattgcttataagatttttgaaatagaatccattttttaaaaaatcaattttaatgagttggaattgttattttagtaaaaatatatattatctgtttttatagattttttataattcttatgatttttaaataatattaaattttaaaagtgtttaattgattttttaaatttgttactaAGGCCTTTTTACCTTTTAGCCTattagtttcaaaaattttaatttacttctaATAAAATagtagggttaaattgaataaatatgtaaaaattgagagctaaatttattattatatcttatTTATAAACTCCAAAATAAACTAGCGTTGCAATCTTAACAGATGGACTGTTTTACTCACTCCTATAATGTAATCCAAAATATAACTACATAAATAAAGTTATAATTTTGCTAGAATATGCACAAACTTGGATGATAAGTAGTGCATTTTGTAGCATCTATGCCTAGTAAAATCAATGTTTGACCAAACAAAACTAACATgtataataaaatcataatcataGCATTTGACGCTAATCATAAACTCAATTTTCCCACTTTCTAGGACCTATTAACCCAAGAATCTCTTCCCAAAGCCCAACATTTCCAACACTTGCAAGACCAATTACACTTGGGCTACAAGCCACAACTATCCAAAAACCAGCCTTTATTTCTTCATCTAATTGTTCTTTGTCCCACAAACAATACCCATCAAAGAACCTAAAATCCCTTGCCTTCACCACATTTCTCTTCACCATCTCAGCAGCATACCCTACACTTTCTTTAGTCCCATAGTACAACCCTTTCATTACTTCTTCAAAAACCCCACTTTTCTCCAcaccaccatcatcatcatcctttGTTGGACTCACCAAAAAAAACCCATCTTCCAATGGCCCACCGAAGAACAACGGCACATGAGAGAACACCTCCGAGACATCTCGGATAGTTGTCGATCTCATTTCTTTGATAGATTTGAGAGATGATTGATTTAGTATGATCCCTAATGGGCCTATAGACCCTGCTTTTAAGAGGAGGATCACCGTCCGCTCGAAAATGTGGACCCCGTCGAGTTTTTTGGTAGCGATAAGTAGACAACCTTTTTCGGGCTCACGGAtggtgtgagcccatttttcacCAATTGTAACAGGTTGAGGAGGTTGGTCCACTACTGTATCAGGACCAGCCCATGATGAAGGGCCTGAAACTTTCTCGGTTGCCACTAATTTAGCTCTAAATGAACGCCAATCAGAATCAAGGGTGGGCTTCTTCTCATCATTTGAAAGGCAGCCTACATTGGTAAAATCAATAATGATATAAAACCATTTTCAGGTTAAAATTTGCAATAGATCCCTATacttttcacaaatttagaatttaatctttatacttttatttttaggaagttagtctatttactttttaaattttaatgatataaaaCAAGAAGGTTATattcaaagaaaatgaatacatgaatttattaaacaaCTTGGAGTTTAATTAGTGAATATATTTGAATAAGGGTATTCAAATTATGACAAAAATATCAAAC
The window above is part of the Gossypium raimondii isolate GPD5lz chromosome 9, ASM2569854v1, whole genome shotgun sequence genome. Proteins encoded here:
- the LOC105798148 gene encoding uncharacterized protein LOC105798148 encodes the protein MEACFFSSNSFIKTIEFEPSIKPKTLPFPNTNSNLFYSTKVASPSSITCCLSNDEKKPTLDSDWRSFRAKLVATEKVSGPSSWAGPDTVVDQPPQPVTIGEKWAHTIREPEKGCLLIATKKLDGVHIFERTVILLLKAGSIGPLGIILNQSSLKSIKEMRSTTIRDVSEVFSHVPLFFGGPLEDGFFLVSPTKDDDDGGVEKSGVFEEVMKGLYYGTKESVGYAAEMVKRNVVKARDFRFFDGYCLWDKEQLDEEIKAGFWIVVACSPSVIGLASVGNVGLWEEILGLIGPRKWEN